A part of Micromonospora chersina genomic DNA contains:
- a CDS encoding metallophosphoesterase family protein: MTGALFAVSDLHVSYAENRTVVDGLRPESGDDWLIVAGDVGEVFADVERTLRQLRDRFARVVWVPGNHELWTHPTDPVTLRGRARYDALVGMCRDLGVLTPEDDYPVWHGEGGPVTVAPLFLLYDYSFRAPGTNSKEESLRAAYAAGVVCTDEMLLHPDPHPDRESWCWERVAETERRLAAVDPALPTVLVNHWPLVRQPTDVLWYPEFAQWCGTDRTADWHLRHRAAVAVYGHLHIPRTTHYDGVRFEEVSLGYPREWGRRGGEPRPMRRILGGAA, translated from the coding sequence GTGACGGGTGCGCTGTTCGCGGTCAGTGACCTCCATGTGTCGTACGCCGAGAACCGCACGGTCGTGGACGGCCTCCGGCCGGAGTCCGGTGACGACTGGCTGATCGTGGCCGGCGACGTCGGCGAGGTGTTCGCGGACGTCGAGCGCACGTTGCGGCAGCTCCGCGACCGGTTCGCCCGGGTGGTCTGGGTGCCCGGCAACCACGAGCTGTGGACCCATCCGACCGACCCGGTGACGCTGCGCGGCAGGGCCCGCTACGACGCGCTTGTCGGCATGTGCCGTGACCTGGGCGTGCTCACCCCGGAGGACGACTATCCGGTGTGGCACGGCGAGGGCGGGCCGGTCACCGTGGCGCCGCTGTTCCTCCTCTACGACTACTCGTTCCGCGCACCCGGCACGAACTCCAAGGAGGAGTCGCTGCGGGCGGCGTACGCGGCGGGGGTGGTGTGCACCGACGAGATGCTGCTGCACCCCGACCCGCACCCGGACCGGGAGTCGTGGTGCTGGGAGCGGGTCGCCGAGACCGAGCGGCGGCTGGCCGCCGTCGACCCGGCGCTGCCGACCGTCCTGGTCAACCACTGGCCGCTGGTCCGCCAGCCCACCGACGTGCTCTGGTATCCCGAGTTCGCCCAGTGGTGCGGCACCGACCGCACGGCCGACTGGCACCTGCGGCACCGCGCCGCCGTCGCGGTCTACGGGCACCTGCACATCCCCCGCACCACCCACTACGACGGGGTGCGCTTCGAGGAGGTGTCGCTGGGCTACCCGCGCGAGTGGGGCCGGCGGGGCGGCGAGCCGCGGCCGATGCGGCGCATCCTCGGCGGCGCCGCGTGA
- a CDS encoding 4'-phosphopantetheinyl transferase family protein, which translates to MIEILLPPAAVPVEAFSDIPGEAPYPGEEDLLARAVEARRREFVTARRCAREALARLGYAPAPIRPGPKREPLWPAGVVGSITHCAGYRAAAVARDTALAGLGIDAEPHEPLPDGVVEVVTTAGEPESLARLRADRPGVHWDRLLFSAKESVYKAWYPLTGRWLGFEDAELSVDPAAGTFTARVLVDPTRADGGPPLAVLHGRWLVADGLVVTAVAVPRHP; encoded by the coding sequence GTGATCGAGATCCTGCTCCCGCCGGCGGCGGTGCCCGTCGAGGCGTTCTCCGACATCCCCGGCGAGGCCCCGTACCCGGGCGAGGAGGACCTGCTCGCCCGGGCCGTGGAGGCGCGCCGCCGGGAGTTCGTCACGGCCCGCCGCTGCGCCCGCGAGGCCCTGGCCCGCCTCGGGTACGCTCCGGCGCCGATCCGGCCCGGCCCGAAGCGGGAGCCGCTGTGGCCGGCGGGCGTGGTCGGCAGCATCACCCACTGCGCCGGGTACCGGGCCGCGGCGGTCGCCCGGGACACCGCGCTGGCGGGGCTCGGCATCGACGCCGAGCCGCACGAGCCCCTGCCGGACGGCGTCGTCGAGGTGGTCACGACGGCCGGCGAGCCGGAGTCGCTGGCCCGGCTGCGCGCCGACCGTCCGGGGGTGCACTGGGACCGGCTGCTGTTCAGCGCCAAGGAGTCCGTCTACAAGGCGTGGTATCCGCTGACCGGGCGCTGGCTCGGCTTCGAGGACGCCGAACTCTCCGTCGACCCGGCCGCGGGGACCTTCACGGCCCGGGTGCTTGTCGACCCCACCCGCGCGGACGGCGGCCCGCCCCTGGCGGTGCTGCACGGCCGCTGGCTGGTCGCCGACGGCCTCGTGGTCACGGCCGTGGCCGTGCCCCGGCACCCCTGA